One window of Centropristis striata isolate RG_2023a ecotype Rhode Island chromosome 21, C.striata_1.0, whole genome shotgun sequence genomic DNA carries:
- the LOC131959137 gene encoding uncharacterized protein LOC131959137: MSSSCGNCMVGISTCMWHRQHFLLETEAMEAVWALLVGMLSLWLTKGSCLPVGLTNEDNGLQRTVRDLSPNERSMKKVLALLQSMEPMLEQNAKKGISSVSEASAVHLKLVTTAATSQDEGGANGTATSQDEGSAMGANGTATSQDEGSAMGANGTATSQDEGSANGTATSQDEGGAMGANGTATSQDEGSAMGANGTATSQDEGSANGTATSQDEGGANGTATSQDEGSAMGANGTATSQDEGSAMGANGKATSQDEGSAMGANGTATSQDEGSAMGANGTATSQDEGSANGTATSQDEGGAMGANGTATSQDEGSAMGANGTATSQDEGSANGTATSQDEGGANGTSTSQDEGGARPVVPPGGRPVVPPGGRPVVPPGGRPVGPPGREEVLKKLYRLNHARVLHHVLAFTSALDKSLN; the protein is encoded by the exons ATGAGCAGCAGCTGTGGCAACTGCATGGTAGGTATTTCAACCTGCATGTGGCACAGGCAGCACTTTCTCCTGGAGACTGAAGCAATGGAAGCTGTTTGGGCCTTGCTTGTTGGTATGCTGAGTCTTTGGCTTACCAAAG GCTCTTGTCTGCCAGTTGGTTTGACAAATGAAGATAATGGGCTGCAGAGGACAGTGAGAG ATCTGTCTCCCAATGAGCGCTCTATGAAGAAGGTCCTTGCACTTCTCCAGTCAATGGAGCCCATGTTGgagcaaaatgccaaaaaag GCATCAGCAGTGTATCTGAGGCATCAGCAGTCCACCTTAAACTTGTGACCACAGCCGCGACC AGCCAGGACGAGGGCGGCGCGAACGGGACGGCCACGAGCCAGGACGAGGGCAGCGCGATGGGCGCGAACGGGACGGCCACGAGCCAGGACGAGGGCAGCGCGATGGGCGCGAACGGGACGGCCACGAGCCAGGACGAGGGCAGCGCGAACGGGACGGCCACGAGCCAGGACGAGGGCGGCGCGATGGGCGCGAACGGGACGGCCACGAGCCAGGACGAGGGCAGCGCGATGGGCGCCAACGGGACGGCCACGAGCCAGGACGAGGGCAGCGCGAACGGGACGGCCACGAGCCAGGACGAGGGCGGCGCGAACGGGACGGCCACGAGCCAGGACGAGGGCAGCGCGATGGGCGCGAACGGGACGGCCACGAGCCAGGACGAGGGCAGCGCGATGGGCGCGAACGGGAAGGCCACGAGTCAGGACGAGGGCAGCGCGATGGGCGCGAACGGGACGGCCACGAGCCAGGACGAGGGCAGCGCGATGGGCGCGAACGGGACGGCCACGAGCCAGGACGAGGGCAGCGCGAACGGGACGGCCACGAGCCAGGACGAGGGCGGCGCGATGGGCGCGAACGGGACGGCCACGAGCCAGGACGAGGGCAGCGCGATGGGCGCGAACGGGACGGCCACGAGCCAGGACGAGGGCAGCGCGAACGGGACGGCCACGAGCCAGGACGAGGGCGGCGCGAACGGGACGTCCACGAGCCAGGACGAGGGCGGCGCGAGGCCCGTTGTACCACCTGGCGGACGGCCCGTCGTACCACCTGGCGGACGGCCCGTCGTACCACCTGGCGGACGGCCCGTCGGACCGCCAGGACGAGAAGAAGTCCTGAAGAAGCTTTATAGGTTGAACCATGCAAGAGTTTTGCATCATGTACTTGCTTTTACCTCTGCTTTAGATAAAAGTCTTAACTGA